The following coding sequences are from one Shumkonia mesophila window:
- a CDS encoding Bax inhibitor-1/YccA family protein, with protein MAFGPDKRFELRTATMTRAQAEAAEIDVGLREYMLRVYNYMASGLALTGIIAYLTATTPAVLNLLYAVGPNGAVQATPLAWIVMLAPLAFILVLSFGVQRMQASTMQMVFWAFSAVMGLSLANIFLAFTGASIARVFFITAGTFGAMSLYGYTTRRDLTAIGSFLFMGLIGIVIASLVNMFLQSTAMQFVISVVGVLVFVGLTAYDTQKIKLLYLESDAAEIATKKAIMGAVTLYLDFINLFIMLLHLFGQRR; from the coding sequence ATGGCATTCGGACCCGATAAACGGTTTGAGCTGCGCACCGCGACGATGACGCGCGCCCAGGCCGAGGCCGCTGAGATCGATGTGGGCCTGCGTGAATACATGCTGCGGGTCTACAACTACATGGCGTCGGGCCTGGCGCTGACCGGCATCATCGCCTACCTGACGGCCACCACGCCGGCCGTGCTGAACCTGCTTTACGCGGTCGGCCCCAACGGCGCCGTGCAGGCGACGCCGCTGGCCTGGATCGTCATGCTGGCGCCGCTGGCCTTCATCCTGGTGCTGTCGTTCGGCGTGCAGCGCATGCAGGCCTCGACGATGCAGATGGTGTTCTGGGCCTTCTCGGCGGTCATGGGCCTGTCGCTGGCCAACATCTTCCTGGCCTTCACCGGGGCCTCCATCGCCCGGGTGTTCTTCATCACCGCCGGCACCTTCGGCGCGATGAGCCTTTACGGCTACACCACCCGGCGGGATCTGACCGCCATCGGCTCGTTCCTGTTCATGGGCCTGATCGGCATCGTCATCGCCTCGCTGGTCAACATGTTCCTGCAGAGCACGGCGATGCAATTCGTCATCTCGGTGGTGGGCGTGCTGGTGTTCGTCGGCCTCACCGCCTACGACACCCAGAAGATCAAGCTGCTGTACCTGGAATCGGATGCGGCCGAGATCGCCACCAAGAAGGCGATCATGGGCGCGGTGACGCTCTACCTCGACTTCATCAACCTCTTCATCATGCTCCTGCACCTGTTCGGCCAGCGCCGCTGA
- a CDS encoding carboxymuconolactone decarboxylase family protein codes for MSKDFPQMAKDLSRAIGVLRKGATEPLQGFSALAKAATKAGTLDPKTKELIATAIGIAVRCDGCIAFHVKAARELGASREEMVETIAMAVYMGGGPSLIYGAMTLEAWDQFEAAGAGD; via the coding sequence ATGAGCAAAGACTTTCCCCAGATGGCCAAGGATTTGAGCCGCGCCATCGGCGTTCTGCGCAAAGGCGCGACCGAACCCCTGCAGGGCTTCTCGGCCCTCGCCAAGGCGGCCACCAAGGCCGGCACCCTCGATCCCAAGACCAAGGAACTGATCGCCACCGCCATCGGCATCGCCGTGCGCTGCGACGGCTGCATCGCTTTTCACGTCAAGGCGGCCCGCGAGTTGGGCGCCAGCCGCGAGGAGATGGTGGAAACCATCGCCATGGCCGTCTACATGGGCGGCGGGCCTTCGCTCATCTACGGGGCGATGACGCTCGAAGCCTGGGACCAGTTCGAGGCGGCCGGCGCCGGCGATTGA